The following proteins are encoded in a genomic region of Mesoplodon densirostris isolate mMesDen1 chromosome 12, mMesDen1 primary haplotype, whole genome shotgun sequence:
- the TSTD3 gene encoding thiosulfate sulfurtransferase/rhodanese-like domain-containing protein 3, whose product MRLLRLLHLSWLQAILGSAEVALWGLKSIKGSCNNFCTAVCKDVTYMELKNLLKSKKIMLIDVREPWEILEYGKIPGSVNIPLDNVDEALQMNPKDFKEKYNEVKPSKSDSLVFSCLAGVRSKKAMDTAISLGFNSAQHYAGGWKEWATYEFSEKKQGN is encoded by the exons ATGAGGCTGCTGCGACTATTGCACTTGAGTTGGCTCCAGGCGATCCTCGGGTCCGCAGAAGTTGCGCTCTGGG gTTTGAAGTCAATAAAAGGAAGCTGCAACAATTTTTGTACTGCTGTTTGTAAAGATGTCACTTATATGGAACTTAAAAACCTCTTGAAGTCCAAAAAAATTATGTTGATTGATGTTAGAGAACCATGGGAAATTCTTGAGTATGGAAAAATCCCCGGGTCTGTCAATATACCAT TGGATAACGTAGATGAAGCTCTACAGATGAACCCAAAAGACTTCAAAGAGAAGTACAATGAAGTAAAGCCATCCAAATCTGACAGTCTAGTGTTTTCTTGTTTAGCTGGAGTGAGAAGCAAGAAGGCTATGGACACAGCAATATCTCTGGGCTTTAACAG TGCTCAACACTATGCTGGAGGATGGAAGGAATGGGCAACCTATGAATTTTCGGAGAAGAAACAAGGAAATTGA